The DNA window TTTGTTAGGTATTATGGGGTGCTCAAAATCCCACATCGAGTAGTATGGGATGCTTGATGTTGTATATAAGGAGAGTGGTTCTTTATTTAACATTGCCTTCACAGTGGGACTATATTGAagctaaataaaatttttttggattcaaataaaacacTTTAAATTTTAGGGACTAAAACAGGATTAGGCCAAGggaccaatttaatactttaccccatttagagatataattattatctCCTTCTATCGACTTAAACTTTTAGGACAAGTGATTTCATGACACAGGTTTTTTAAAGAAGCAACTATCTATCTTAttatataactaaaaacaaatGCTAGGTCGGTTATCTTAGCTTTACCATGAGATCATAGGAGGAAAAAAAAACTATGGTTGCTAATTTGTCAAGTTTCTGTCATGGATGAAAACTTGGACAAATCAGGTGTTCCTTATATAAAAAGTTTCCACTGTTGTTTAATGATTTAATCACTTCTCCACTTGTCAAAATGAGGGGCCACaacaatattaataaatatatatacacatgaTTCACCAAGGCCCTAGAAGTTTGTGATATCATTCCAAAGTTCAACTATGTCATATCTATCAAAATCTCTTCATGAAGTTACTTGACATTTATACTGGTTCttttgaagaacaaaatataTTAGCATCCTATAAATCTTAAATATGGTAACATATTACAATTACAATGACATTTTTTACCTACTAATGCTACTTAATTCACACTCCTATTAGTTTCAAAGGTTACTTGCCTAAACAAACTAAAGCAGGGGAAACCAAACATTGCATacttaatttaacaaaaaagtaTAAGAATTTAGTAGCAGAAGTATCGTAGAATACAAAACCTTGCTGATTTAGATGCTTGAGACAATCTTGTGCATAATTCAATCTGGTAAAATTCCACCAATCCAACACAAGAAATGGTAGTATTAGctttacttttataaaaaaattgtttactaATTAAGTTTGCTGAATAGTAATCACTTCAGTTCAGCCCAATTTAAGTTCATCACGCTTCTTTCATGTCCCCTACCATTTTAGTCTTAACATTCACATTAATGATGGGTTGATTCATCATCATCTACACAAAGGTATAATATCTTCAGAGATTGGAGTAAAGTAGTTAACAAAATAGTGCAGAATCCTATTAGTCTTAAATTGACTTGGAATGAATAAAATATGTAGGTGCATGTACTAGCACAAAGCAGCACTAGTTCTTCTGCATGAAACTAGAAAATTCCTATTAATAAAGAGTGAGTTAGGTATCTATGCAAAATagtttattttagtaaaaatatcaTCTTCTATAATGTAAAAACAAGGCCACAAATGGCCAAAGAAGCATATAAAAATGGTTAAATAGCAGGTTCTCTTCCAATATAATCATGATAAACAGTTGAATTATGGGTTAATATCTTGctttaattaaaacaaataacagaaaatgAGTTCATATAGGAGCATAAGGTAGTGATGAATATGCTCATCTTTTGTGcatgaaaactaaaagagatGGTGACTATGTTAATTGCACTACCACATGATGTTGACCTCCATGATCAACTTTAATGGAACTGTTACAATGTGTAAAATGCAGTGgcccttttttttaattttctaaaagaacatcatttctgtaattttttgtttttattaaatcCCCTTCATTTGCTCTCTTTTTCATGACAACAATcatggagaaaaagaaaaacatggaGAAACTCAGGACAAAAATTCATTCCCCTTCAATTATAGAGACCAAAAGAACATTATACAGTATAAAGTTTGCACTTTGCAAAGGATTTCAACCTCAGTATACAAAATAACATATCAGGATTACATTCTTCTCcagtgacaaaaaaaaatcagctTAATAAATCTAATCTAACTGCACATATCACAAAATCTTCTCAGTGGACAAAATCATCTGTACTAATTGATAAACTGAGTCGATCGGTTGTTTGAGAAAGTCATTCTGGTAAATTACCTTGATCAAATCCAAAAGTATAACATTGCCTGTTCATAGAGTTGAAACTGTTATCTTGAAGGAAATAGAAGCAAAAATTATTGAACATAGAATACAATAATAAATGATGACTAAGTTCAAAAGTATACTACCTCTTGAAGAGGATCCAGTGGCACATTCTTAGGTGGAGGAGTTTCAGTTTTGATAGACTTTATCTCGGACATAATCAAAGTGATTCGATGGTATATCTCCTTCAACAACCTCAAATGTTCTTCTTTATCCCCTTCATGTGGCCTTGGATTCATTCTTTCCCTCTCGAGCCGTTCGATTCTCTGATGCAACCTTTGAATCTCAGCTCGAGACGCATTGCTTTCAGCATCCATCTCTTCCTTTTTCTGCCGAATGATGGTCTTCATATCTTTGGAAATAGGCTTTTGTGGAATAATCTTGCTCTTTCTCTTGTCTATATCAGGTCTAACATTTGATTCTACAATTTCATCAGACAAAGAATCTGGTTTTGTTAATCTGCTATCTGCTTCTAAAACCTTTTTCTCACTAGCTTGTGGCACTTCAAATACATCATGAACATTAACCAAGGTAGAGACACTTGCAACCGATTCTCTATCGTTTGTACTTCCATGACGACTCGCTCTACTTGAGATTACTTTATCTGTTTGATCAGAGGTTGCTGGACTGCCTAATTGTAATAACAATGAACATGATCTCCCTCTTCTAATCCTTGGTCTTGGACATATTTCAACTCCAGATTCTTTGCAATCTGAAATCTCTTTAACTTTTTCATCTAACTTTTTGATTTGGTTCCAATATGAATCAAGTGATCCATTAGGATAGTCTTCCTGATCATTGGTCTCAGCCGATTTAGGAACCGGAATATTAAATGGAGTAGGACTAGGAGATCTGTCCCTCTTTCTTGCAGCTCTAAATGTATTCTTAAAAGCAATAGGGGGCAATGATTGCAACCTTCTCATAGAGCTACTTTGATCATCTTCTCCATTTTGTTCACTTCTATTAAGAAGAAGATCATCAGGGAATTCAAGCTCACTGAGATTGATATCTACTCCCAATGCCAGAAGCTTCTGTTTGTAAGCCAAGACTTGGAACTCAAGAGCAGTGGTTTCCATCTCCTTCTGATACATAAGCTCTTCAAAGACTTCAAGAGTTTCCTCAGCATGACCTATCTTCTCCTCTGCCATTCTCTTGTAGTGACTTGCCTCCATCTTCACGGCAGCCTTTTCGCCTTGCAGACGAAGTATCATGTCCATAGCTTCGCTGGCTGCAGTAGCAGAGGCTTCTCTTTCCTGATCCAACTCTGCATGTAGCTGCTGCAGAAGAATTTGTTGGGCTCGGAGTGTTTCCTTCATTGCTGTTATATCAGCCTCCGCCATGGGAGACGCCGTGCTAGTCTCAACCATTGTACAGGTTCACTTATAGTTACTTCTAAACACAAGAGATAGCAGCATTTTAATCACAACTATATGATGACACACACAAGGATTGAATTTTCTTTGTATCTATGTGATCAATTCCACAATTCAATAAATAGCAATGCATTTGAGCATACAAAATAGATATATACATGTAAGAAATCAAGTTTTCAATGTCTGTAAAAAACAATGCTTAATTCCCACAATTTTGGAAAACTAGGAACCTTTCTTTTCACGAAAAAACAAAAGGGAAATATAGATGCATCCAAGTAATGAAGCAGAATGGTGTTAGCGGCAAggaaaatacaagaaaataaattagaaaattgtGGTGTTAGCTACATAAACCATATAAAATTGGAGCATGCTTTCATtgcaaggaagaaaagaaatttaTCAAATGTACCTTGCAGGTTCCAAATGAGCGTGAACGGATTCAATAAGACAAACGCGGAAACACCCTGAAGAAGCAGGATCCTCTGTTTTTCTGCATCAAATTCCAACAAATTAAAAGATTATCAGGAAGGggaaaaaaaccgaaaaaaacgAAACTTTCTGTGTTGGGTATTTTGTATACGAACAGGCGCAGTTGGAAAATTCATAAGAGGACATTTTCAGGAAGATCACAAGTGAAGAACAGACATGGGACGAGTTTCGTGGCGGTTGGGTTACAAAATGCAGACAAAATCATTGttcattaactactttttcttttgttaaacaCATTCATTATCTGGGACGGTGATTAATTGTTTTGTTCTATGATCGGGACCCATGTTttggattattattttttctttttgggtgGCTTCAAAAAAGTAGTTTGTTGTTGGAATCTAAAGGAAGGAGGGGAACCGTCATTTCCAACGGCTACAATGGGGCATAGCCACGACTACcttaaaaagaaagaagagaagaccGGACCGGAAACAAGAACCGGTCCGGTTAACCAAGAACCGGTCACTAACCTGATTTTGCTGac is part of the Arachis duranensis cultivar V14167 chromosome 1, aradu.V14167.gnm2.J7QH, whole genome shotgun sequence genome and encodes:
- the LOC107459407 gene encoding myosin-binding protein 7, encoding MVETSTASPMAEADITAMKETLRAQQILLQQLHAELDQEREASATAASEAMDMILRLQGEKAAVKMEASHYKRMAEEKIGHAEETLEVFEELMYQKEMETTALEFQVLAYKQKLLALGVDINLSELEFPDDLLLNRSEQNGEDDQSSSMRRLQSLPPIAFKNTFRAARKRDRSPSPTPFNIPVPKSAETNDQEDYPNGSLDSYWNQIKKLDEKVKEISDCKESGVEICPRPRIRRGRSCSLLLQLGSPATSDQTDKVISSRASRHGSTNDRESVASVSTLVNVHDVFEVPQASEKKVLEADSRLTKPDSLSDEIVESNVRPDIDKRKSKIIPQKPISKDMKTIIRQKKEEMDAESNASRAEIQRLHQRIERLERERMNPRPHEGDKEEHLRLLKEIYHRITLIMSEIKSIKTETPPPKNVPLDPLQEAMLYFWI